The following proteins are co-located in the Mesorhizobium australicum WSM2073 genome:
- a CDS encoding molybdopterin oxidoreductase family protein, with translation MMQGPPRGANSAPSQRPLADTRAPDEGDGVDTSPDVSDSIAKTTCYMCACRCGIDVHIKDGKVRYINGNKDHPVNRGVICGKGSSGIMQHYSPARLKKPLLRTGPRGSGEFREIEWEEAFSIATERLSNIRRTDPKKLAFFTGRDQSQSLTGWWASQFGTPNFAAHGGFCSVNMAAGGLYTIGGSFWEFGEPDWDNTKYFMLFGVAEDHDSNPIKIGLGKLKARGAKVVSINPCRTGYNAIADDWIGIRPGTDGLFVFALIHELLKAGRVDLDYLLRYTNAHVLVIQEPGAADDGLFMRDSDGNPLAWDRVATTSVNAVDSNAKPALTGSFTVDGRRCLPVFQLIADRYMDVSYSPDAVAERCGISAGTIRRIAAELAHVAFEQAIELPVAWTDWAGRRHQTIKGRPVSMHAMRGISAHSNGFHTCRAIHLLQVLLGTVDVPGGFRFKPPYPRSAPPGPKPCGKDVRPMTPLDGMPLGFVCGPDDLLVDEAGTPLRIDKAYSWDSPLAAHGLMHTVIRNAWAGDPYPIDTLMMYMSNMAWNSSMNTVETMAMLTDHDEAGNYKIPFIIYSDAYYSETVPFADLVLPDTTYLERHDCISLLDRPISHADGPGDAIRHPVVEPDRDVRPFQSVLIDLGARLGLPGFVDDESSPKYRDYADYIVNHERTPGIGPLAGWRGKDETSVGKGDVNPNQLQRYIDNGGFWHHDFTQDQRYYKMANRSYLDFAVQLGFIPNAEPIVFQLYSEPMQRFRLAARGHGRVVPPESERKRVETYMDPLPFWYMPFEEASVDQEEYPLHALTQRPMHMYHSWGSQNAWLRQITSQNRLFVHQQTAAGLGLGDDDWVWIESINGRVKGQIKLVEGVNQSTVWTWNAIGKRRGSWGLKDNAAESNRGFLLNHIIGDQTLADAQGKRYSNSDPVTGQAAWFDLRVRIVKCAAEEAGFTEPQFERFQQPPHFEPSPDKLTFGAGFRQAREAAE, from the coding sequence ATGATGCAAGGACCGCCGCGCGGCGCCAATTCAGCCCCCTCGCAACGCCCGCTTGCCGACACGCGGGCGCCCGATGAAGGCGACGGTGTCGACACCTCGCCTGATGTTTCCGACAGCATCGCCAAGACGACCTGCTACATGTGCGCCTGCCGCTGCGGCATCGACGTGCACATCAAAGACGGCAAGGTCCGCTACATCAACGGCAACAAGGATCATCCGGTCAATCGCGGCGTGATCTGCGGCAAGGGCAGCTCCGGCATCATGCAGCACTACAGCCCGGCCAGGCTGAAGAAGCCATTGCTGCGCACCGGGCCGCGCGGCTCGGGTGAGTTCCGCGAGATCGAGTGGGAGGAGGCCTTCTCGATCGCCACCGAGCGGCTGTCGAATATCCGCCGGACCGATCCTAAGAAACTCGCTTTCTTCACGGGCCGTGACCAATCACAATCTCTTACAGGGTGGTGGGCGAGCCAGTTCGGCACGCCGAACTTCGCCGCTCATGGCGGCTTCTGTTCGGTGAACATGGCGGCGGGCGGGCTCTACACGATCGGCGGCTCGTTCTGGGAGTTCGGCGAGCCCGATTGGGACAACACGAAATACTTCATGCTGTTCGGCGTTGCCGAGGACCATGATTCCAATCCGATCAAGATCGGACTGGGCAAGCTCAAGGCGCGCGGCGCCAAGGTGGTGTCGATCAATCCATGCCGGACCGGCTACAATGCGATCGCCGACGACTGGATCGGCATCCGGCCCGGCACGGACGGCCTGTTCGTGTTCGCGCTGATCCACGAACTCTTGAAAGCCGGCCGCGTCGATCTCGATTATCTGCTCCGCTACACCAACGCGCATGTCCTGGTTATCCAGGAGCCGGGCGCGGCCGATGACGGGCTGTTCATGCGCGACAGCGACGGCAATCCGCTGGCATGGGACAGAGTGGCGACGACCTCCGTCAACGCAGTCGATTCAAATGCCAAACCGGCACTGACCGGCAGCTTCACAGTCGACGGGCGCAGGTGCCTTCCCGTGTTCCAGCTGATCGCGGACCGCTACATGGACGTCAGCTATTCTCCCGATGCGGTCGCGGAGCGTTGCGGCATCTCCGCCGGAACGATCCGCCGGATCGCCGCCGAACTGGCCCATGTCGCCTTCGAGCAGGCGATCGAACTGCCGGTGGCATGGACCGATTGGGCCGGGCGCCGGCATCAGACGATAAAGGGACGGCCGGTTTCGATGCATGCCATGCGCGGCATCTCGGCCCATTCCAACGGCTTTCACACCTGTCGCGCCATCCACCTGCTGCAGGTTCTGCTGGGCACGGTGGATGTGCCGGGCGGCTTCCGCTTCAAGCCGCCCTATCCCAGGTCGGCGCCGCCCGGCCCGAAGCCCTGCGGCAAGGATGTCAGGCCGATGACGCCGCTCGACGGCATGCCGCTCGGTTTCGTCTGTGGACCCGACGATCTGCTGGTCGACGAAGCGGGTACGCCGCTGCGCATCGACAAGGCCTATTCCTGGGATTCGCCGCTTGCGGCGCATGGGCTGATGCACACAGTCATCCGCAACGCCTGGGCCGGCGATCCCTACCCGATCGACACGCTGATGATGTACATGTCGAACATGGCCTGGAATTCCTCGATGAACACCGTCGAGACCATGGCCATGCTCACCGACCATGACGAAGCGGGCAACTACAAGATCCCTTTCATCATCTATTCCGATGCCTACTACTCCGAGACCGTGCCGTTCGCGGACCTGGTCCTGCCCGACACCACCTATCTAGAGCGTCATGACTGCATCAGCCTGCTCGACCGGCCGATCAGCCATGCCGACGGGCCGGGCGACGCCATTCGCCATCCGGTCGTCGAGCCCGACCGCGACGTCAGGCCCTTCCAGTCGGTGCTGATCGACCTCGGCGCGCGGCTTGGCCTGCCCGGCTTCGTCGATGACGAAAGCTCGCCGAAGTACCGCGACTATGCCGACTACATCGTCAATCATGAACGCACGCCCGGCATCGGCCCGCTCGCAGGCTGGCGCGGCAAGGACGAAACCTCGGTCGGCAAGGGCGACGTCAACCCCAACCAGTTGCAACGCTACATCGACAATGGCGGGTTCTGGCACCACGATTTCACCCAGGACCAGCGCTACTACAAGATGGCTAACCGCTCCTATCTCGACTTCGCGGTGCAACTGGGCTTCATCCCCAACGCCGAGCCGATCGTCTTCCAGCTCTATTCCGAACCGATGCAGCGTTTTCGGCTGGCCGCGCGTGGTCATGGCCGGGTGGTGCCGCCCGAAAGCGAACGCAAGCGCGTCGAGACCTACATGGACCCGCTGCCGTTCTGGTACATGCCGTTCGAGGAAGCGTCCGTCGACCAGGAAGAATACCCGCTGCACGCGCTGACGCAGCGGCCCATGCACATGTACCATTCCTGGGGTTCGCAAAATGCGTGGTTGCGGCAGATCACCAGCCAGAACCGGCTGTTCGTGCATCAGCAAACCGCCGCCGGGCTCGGCCTTGGCGACGACGACTGGGTGTGGATCGAGAGCATCAACGGCAGGGTCAAGGGGCAGATCAAGCTGGTCGAAGGGGTCAACCAAAGCACGGTGTGGACCTGGAACGCGATCGGCAAGCGACGCGGCAGCTGGGGGCTGAAGGACAATGCCGCCGAAAGCAATCGCGGCTTCCTGCTCAACCACATCATCGGAGACCAGACCTTGGCCGACGCGCAGGGCAAGCGTTATTCGAATTCCGATCCGGTCACGGGCCAGGCGGCGTGGTTCGATCTGCGCGTGCGCATCGTCAAATGCGCGGCGGAGGAGGCCGGCTTCACCGAACCGCAATTCGAGCGTTTTCAACAGCCGCCGCATTTCGAACCCTCGCCCGACAAGCTCACTTTCGGCGCCGGGTTTCGGCAGGCAAGAGAGGCGGCCGAATGA
- a CDS encoding Hsp70 family protein, producing MHQAFGGIDFGTSNSTVGVIRNGKAGLVPLEGGQPTLPSAVFFNFEDGHTYFGRRAIGDYTDSIEGRLMRSLKSVLGSSLAHEKTRIKARQIGFIDIIGLFIGHLRTRLEEDAGGVVESVVLGRPVQFVDDDAQADAEAQGELEKAARAQGFKHIAFQFEPIAAALDYEQKVTREELALIIDMGGGTSDFSIVRVSPERARSTDRKDDILASRGIHIGGTDFDRLLSIAHVMPQLGYLSATKDGKRNLPASYFIDLATWQRINLVYTAKAMTHLRQIRYEAARADLVDRFIHIVEHRYGHALAALVEKAKIELTDMSSADVAVKLPGAAFAAGITRDGLEATIARDIERVTETVAQTIRDAGVKPSDITAVFLTGGSTAIPLARREILSLVPRASVIEGDMFGSVGLGLALDAQRKFG from the coding sequence ATGCATCAGGCATTCGGCGGCATCGACTTCGGCACGTCCAATTCCACGGTAGGCGTCATCCGGAACGGCAAGGCGGGGCTGGTCCCGCTGGAGGGCGGGCAGCCCACTTTGCCAAGTGCCGTGTTCTTCAATTTCGAGGATGGCCATACCTATTTTGGCCGCCGCGCTATCGGGGACTATACCGACAGCATCGAAGGCCGCCTGATGCGCTCGTTGAAGAGCGTGCTCGGCAGTTCGCTCGCCCACGAGAAGACGCGGATCAAGGCACGCCAGATCGGCTTCATCGACATTATCGGCCTGTTCATCGGTCATCTGAGGACGCGGCTGGAAGAGGACGCCGGCGGCGTGGTGGAGAGCGTGGTGCTCGGCCGCCCGGTGCAGTTCGTCGATGACGACGCGCAAGCCGACGCGGAGGCGCAAGGCGAACTCGAGAAGGCTGCCCGTGCCCAAGGCTTCAAGCATATCGCTTTCCAGTTCGAGCCGATCGCGGCGGCGCTCGATTACGAGCAGAAGGTGACACGCGAGGAACTGGCGCTGATCATCGACATGGGCGGCGGCACGTCCGACTTCTCCATCGTGCGGGTCTCGCCGGAGCGCGCGCGATCGACCGATCGCAAGGACGACATCCTGGCCAGCCGCGGCATCCATATCGGCGGCACTGATTTCGACCGGCTGCTGAGCATCGCCCATGTCATGCCACAGCTCGGCTACCTCTCCGCGACCAAGGACGGCAAGCGCAATCTGCCGGCCAGCTACTTCATCGATCTCGCCACATGGCAGCGCATCAATCTGGTCTACACCGCCAAGGCGATGACGCATCTGCGCCAGATCCGCTACGAGGCCGCGCGCGCCGACCTGGTCGACCGCTTCATCCATATCGTCGAGCACCGCTACGGGCACGCGCTGGCGGCGCTGGTCGAGAAAGCCAAGATAGAGCTGACCGACATGTCATCGGCGGACGTGGCGGTGAAGCTGCCGGGCGCGGCGTTCGCCGCCGGGATCACACGCGACGGGCTGGAGGCCACGATCGCTCGGGACATTGAGCGGGTTACCGAAACGGTGGCGCAGACCATCCGCGACGCCGGGGTCAAGCCCTCCGACATCACCGCGGTGTTCCTGACCGGCGGATCGACGGCGATCCCGCTGGCAAGGCGGGAAATCCTGTCGCTGGTGCCGCGGGCTTCCGTCATAGAAGGCGATATGTTCGGGTCGGTCGGACTCGGCCTGGCGCTCGATGCGCAGCGGAAGTTCGGCTGA
- a CDS encoding TIGR02186 family protein → MNGLKALAAVALLSLTAAAPAKAQTPLTEGIQIGLSTDAVSITAGFSGADLTIFGSLENPDPLVARQGRYDVIVVLEGPPKPVVVRRKDRVLGVWVNLDSETFENVPVSYSVATTRPLQDITEPNSYKQLSLGASNLYMQPAEAGDSPATIEEFTAALRERKAAAGLYSENVGGVQFLSQNLFRATVRLAPDVSVGTHKARAFLFKSGLFVKESSAQLEIRKSGFEQSIFRVAHDYSFLYGVFAVSLAMVTGWLGRLVFRKD, encoded by the coding sequence ATGAATGGCCTGAAAGCGCTCGCAGCCGTCGCTCTCCTGTCCCTGACCGCCGCCGCGCCGGCGAAGGCGCAGACGCCGCTGACGGAAGGCATCCAGATCGGCCTTTCCACCGACGCGGTGTCGATCACCGCCGGTTTTTCCGGGGCCGACCTGACCATCTTCGGTTCGCTGGAAAATCCCGACCCGCTGGTCGCACGCCAGGGCCGTTACGACGTCATCGTCGTGCTCGAAGGGCCGCCGAAACCGGTGGTCGTGCGCCGCAAGGACCGGGTGCTGGGCGTCTGGGTCAATTTGGATTCCGAGACCTTCGAGAACGTGCCGGTGTCCTATTCGGTCGCGACGACGCGGCCGCTGCAGGACATCACCGAACCCAACAGCTACAAGCAGCTGTCGCTCGGCGCCTCCAACCTCTACATGCAGCCCGCCGAAGCCGGTGACAGCCCGGCGACGATCGAGGAATTCACGGCCGCGTTGCGCGAACGCAAGGCCGCCGCCGGCCTCTACAGCGAGAATGTCGGCGGCGTGCAATTCCTGTCGCAGAACCTGTTTCGCGCTACCGTCAGGCTGGCGCCTGATGTCTCGGTCGGCACGCACAAGGCGCGCGCATTCCTGTTCAAGAGCGGCCTATTCGTCAAGGAGAGTTCGGCGCAGCTCGAAATCCGCAAATCGGGCTTCGAACAATCGATCTTCCGCGTTGCCCACGACTATTCGTTCCTCTACGGCGTGTTCGCCGTATCGCTGGCCATGGTGACGGGCTGGCTCGGCCGGCTGGTGTTCCGCAAGGATTGA
- the pdeM gene encoding ligase-associated DNA damage response endonuclease PdeM, translating to MSFSLARASLIAEADLVGIAGERAVCDPRGVLYFPELKLLTVSDLHLEKGSSLARRGTLIPPYDTGATLLRLQAVISDYQPSIVISLGDSFHDGGGAARMHSSFRERLEAQMAGRDWFWVAGNHDPEAPADLPGETVRELAIGSLLFRHEPSKVRVEGEISGHLHPCARIVQQGRSVRRRCFAGDGGRMIMPAFGAYTGSLNVLDRAYAGLFRLESLMAYMLGTERIFAISHSMLRPG from the coding sequence ATGAGTTTTTCGCTGGCGCGCGCATCGCTGATCGCCGAGGCCGATCTCGTCGGCATCGCGGGCGAGCGCGCGGTCTGCGATCCGCGCGGTGTGCTGTATTTCCCCGAGCTCAAGCTGCTGACGGTATCGGACCTGCATCTGGAGAAGGGGTCGTCCCTGGCAAGGCGCGGCACGCTCATCCCGCCCTACGATACTGGCGCGACCCTGCTCAGGCTGCAGGCGGTCATATCGGACTACCAGCCGTCGATCGTCATCAGCCTGGGTGACTCCTTCCACGACGGTGGCGGCGCAGCGCGCATGCATTCGAGCTTTCGCGAACGGCTGGAAGCGCAGATGGCAGGCCGTGACTGGTTCTGGGTCGCCGGCAATCACGACCCCGAAGCGCCGGCGGATCTGCCTGGCGAGACCGTGCGGGAACTGGCCATAGGCTCGCTGCTGTTCAGGCATGAGCCATCGAAGGTGAGGGTCGAGGGCGAAATATCTGGTCATCTGCACCCCTGCGCGCGCATTGTGCAACAAGGCCGCTCGGTGCGCAGGCGCTGCTTTGCCGGCGATGGCGGCCGCATGATCATGCCGGCTTTCGGCGCCTATACCGGTTCGCTCAACGTGCTCGACCGCGCCTATGCCGGGCTGTTTCGCCTGGAGTCGCTGATGGCCTACATGCTCGGCACCGAGCGCATCTTCGCCATCTCGCACTCGATGCTGCGGCCAGGCTGA
- a CDS encoding dimethyl sulfoxide reductase anchor subunit family protein, which produces MHPAFSVVFFTTATGAGYGLLALLGVLGPLGFVAPDFWPGFVGMGLALGLIAAGLLSSTGHLGRPERAWRAFSQWRSSWLSREGVASVATFIPAGVFGVGWVFLSRLDGWVAAAGVLAAVGAIATVCMTGMIYASLKPIAHWHSPYTLPGYLIYSAMSGSVLLNAVLQAFSLGSKMLLAASALLTLLGWGWKLATWRHNDRLEIPTNANTATGLTGGTVQSLEWPHTEENYLLKEMGFRIARKHSAKLRRITQALAFGLPILLLLAAFALPWPLAAALSALAAIAQFAGMLVERWLFFAEAKHTVMLYYGR; this is translated from the coding sequence ATGCATCCAGCTTTTTCGGTCGTCTTCTTCACCACCGCCACGGGTGCCGGCTATGGGCTGCTCGCGCTGCTCGGCGTGCTCGGCCCGCTCGGCTTCGTCGCGCCCGATTTCTGGCCGGGCTTCGTCGGCATGGGGCTGGCGCTCGGCCTGATCGCCGCCGGCCTGTTGTCATCGACCGGCCATCTCGGCAGGCCCGAACGTGCCTGGCGGGCGTTCTCGCAATGGCGCAGTTCATGGCTGTCGCGCGAAGGCGTTGCCTCGGTCGCCACCTTCATTCCCGCAGGCGTGTTCGGCGTAGGCTGGGTCTTCCTTAGCCGCCTCGATGGCTGGGTGGCGGCCGCCGGCGTCCTGGCCGCCGTCGGCGCCATAGCCACGGTCTGCATGACAGGCATGATCTATGCCTCGCTGAAACCCATCGCCCACTGGCACAGCCCCTACACCTTGCCCGGCTATCTCATCTACTCGGCGATGAGCGGCAGCGTGCTTCTGAACGCTGTGCTGCAAGCATTTTCTCTCGGCTCGAAAATGCTTCTGGCGGCTTCCGCGCTGCTCACTTTGCTTGGCTGGGGCTGGAAGCTGGCGACCTGGCGCCACAACGACCGGCTTGAAATCCCGACCAATGCCAACACCGCGACGGGGCTGACCGGTGGCACGGTGCAGTCGCTGGAGTGGCCGCATACGGAAGAAAACTACCTGCTCAAGGAAATGGGTTTTCGCATCGCGCGCAAGCACAGCGCAAAGCTGCGCCGGATCACGCAGGCGCTGGCCTTCGGTTTGCCGATCCTGTTGCTGCTTGCCGCCTTCGCCTTGCCGTGGCCGCTCGCGGCGGCGCTATCGGCGCTGGCCGCGATCGCCCAGTTTGCCGGCATGCTGGTCGAACGCTGGCTGTTCTTCGCCGAAGCGAAGCACACGGTCATGCTCTATTATGGGCGATAG
- a CDS encoding sulfite exporter TauE/SafE family protein yields MGIYLPIAEISVNVFVLLAMGAAVGFLSGMFGVGGGFLITPLLIFYNIPPAIAVATGANQVIASSVSGVLSHMKRGTLDFKLGSVLLAGGVVGSTGGIYVFGFLRRLGQLDLFISLLYVVLLGTVGGLMLVESINALRATRSGAAPVLKKSGQHNWIHRLPLKMRFRASKLFVSVIPVLGLGAGIGFLSSIMGVGGGFIMVPALIYLLKVPTNVVIGTSLFQIIFTSAYTTLVHATTNQTVDVMLAFLLMAGGVAGAQYGAKAGQRLRGEQLRALLALLVLAVAIRLATDLFVTPPNLYSLSGLGLN; encoded by the coding sequence GTGGGCATCTATCTCCCGATCGCGGAAATTTCCGTCAACGTCTTCGTGCTGCTGGCCATGGGCGCCGCGGTGGGCTTCCTGTCGGGCATGTTCGGGGTGGGCGGCGGCTTCCTAATCACGCCGCTCTTGATCTTCTACAACATCCCGCCGGCGATCGCGGTCGCCACCGGCGCCAACCAGGTCATTGCTTCTTCCGTCTCCGGCGTGTTGTCGCACATGAAGCGAGGGACGCTCGACTTCAAGCTCGGCAGCGTGCTTCTGGCCGGCGGCGTCGTCGGCTCAACCGGCGGCATCTATGTGTTCGGCTTCCTGCGCAGGCTCGGCCAGCTCGACCTGTTCATCTCGCTGCTCTACGTCGTGCTGCTCGGCACCGTCGGCGGGCTGATGCTGGTCGAGAGCATCAACGCCCTGCGCGCCACGCGCAGCGGCGCGGCGCCGGTGCTGAAGAAATCCGGCCAGCACAACTGGATCCACCGCCTGCCGCTGAAGATGCGCTTCCGCGCGTCGAAGCTGTTCGTCAGCGTCATTCCGGTGCTCGGGCTTGGCGCCGGCATCGGCTTCCTGTCGTCGATCATGGGTGTCGGCGGCGGCTTCATCATGGTGCCGGCGCTGATCTATCTCTTGAAAGTGCCGACCAATGTCGTCATCGGCACCTCGCTGTTCCAGATCATCTTCACCTCCGCCTATACGACGCTGGTCCACGCCACCACAAACCAGACCGTCGATGTGATGCTGGCCTTCCTGTTGATGGCCGGCGGCGTGGCCGGGGCGCAATATGGCGCCAAGGCCGGCCAGCGGCTGCGCGGCGAGCAATTGAGGGCGCTGCTGGCGCTGCTGGTGCTGGCGGTGGCGATCCGGCTTGCCACCGATCTGTTCGTCACGCCGCCCAACCTTTATTCGCTGTCCGGCCTGGGCCTCAACTGA
- a CDS encoding 4Fe-4S dicluster domain-containing protein: MTCLSNPGGKKLGLVIDLDTCVGCQACVTACKEWNTGGHMAPLTDIDPYGGHVDGVWFNRVHSYEHITEMGGRTVNFPRSCLHCETPACVTVCPTGASYKRASDGIVLIDEDKCIGCKLCSWACPYGAREFDGDVGVMKKCTLCVDRIYNDNLAEGDRVPACVAACPTSARHFGDLGDPQSPVSQLVAERGGVDLMPELGYRPTNKYLPPRAHTQRAASVTAPALEPLRAEGGFLGWVDRMLSS; the protein is encoded by the coding sequence ATGACCTGTCTTTCAAATCCAGGCGGCAAGAAGCTCGGCCTCGTCATCGATCTCGACACCTGTGTCGGCTGCCAGGCCTGCGTTACCGCCTGCAAGGAGTGGAACACCGGCGGCCACATGGCGCCGCTGACCGACATCGACCCCTATGGCGGCCATGTCGACGGGGTCTGGTTCAACCGCGTGCACAGTTACGAGCACATCACCGAGATGGGTGGGCGCACGGTCAACTTCCCGCGTTCCTGCCTGCATTGCGAGACGCCGGCCTGCGTCACCGTCTGCCCGACCGGCGCCTCCTACAAGCGCGCGTCGGACGGCATCGTGCTGATCGACGAGGACAAGTGCATCGGCTGCAAATTGTGCAGCTGGGCCTGCCCTTACGGCGCGCGCGAATTCGATGGCGATGTCGGGGTGATGAAGAAATGCACGCTCTGCGTCGACCGCATCTATAACGACAATCTGGCCGAGGGGGACCGCGTGCCGGCCTGCGTCGCCGCCTGCCCGACCAGCGCCCGGCATTTCGGCGACCTCGGCGATCCCCAATCCCCCGTTTCGCAACTGGTGGCGGAGCGCGGCGGTGTCGACCTGATGCCTGAACTCGGCTATCGCCCGACCAACAAATACCTGCCGCCGCGCGCTCACACGCAACGCGCCGCATCGGTGACCGCTCCCGCGCTGGAGCCGCTACGGGCCGAGGGCGGTTTCCTTGGCTGGGTCGACCGCATGCTTTCGAGCTGA
- a CDS encoding LysR family transcriptional regulator: MTLDQLRIFVAVAERGHMTKAAELLGISQSAASAAIRALEEQHGVHLFNRVGRNIELAQTGHRFLPEAKAVLERAAAARNVLEHVSQTVAGSLSIAASLTIASYWLPRRLASFHEAYPAVRLSVTIGNTRQVEASVLDGTADLGLVEGRTESDLLRRVKVDTDRLMLVVASSHPEIAETAPGRPDITGLRWIIREGGSGTREVLEDLARREGISLADLRIFLVLPSNEAVRQAVEAGAGATIISELVVGRAVAEGSLRAVPIELPKRDFAMITHRDRQASLAQMALKAHLAAEANGTT; encoded by the coding sequence ATGACCCTCGACCAGTTGCGCATTTTCGTCGCCGTCGCAGAGCGCGGCCACATGACCAAGGCGGCGGAGCTTCTGGGCATTTCCCAATCGGCCGCGTCGGCGGCCATTCGCGCTCTGGAAGAGCAGCATGGTGTCCATCTGTTCAACCGCGTCGGCCGCAACATCGAGCTGGCTCAGACCGGCCATCGGTTCCTCCCGGAGGCCAAGGCCGTGCTGGAGCGGGCCGCCGCCGCGCGCAATGTCCTGGAACATGTTTCGCAGACGGTCGCCGGCAGCCTCTCCATCGCCGCCAGCCTGACCATCGCCAGTTACTGGCTGCCGCGCCGGCTGGCCTCTTTCCACGAGGCCTATCCGGCCGTCAGGCTGAGCGTCACCATCGGCAACACAAGGCAGGTCGAGGCCAGCGTGCTGGATGGAACCGCCGATCTCGGCCTGGTCGAAGGGCGCACCGAGTCCGACTTATTGCGCCGCGTCAAGGTCGATACCGACCGGTTGATGCTGGTCGTTGCCAGCTCCCATCCAGAGATCGCCGAAACCGCGCCGGGCCGCCCTGACATCACCGGCCTGCGCTGGATAATCCGCGAGGGCGGCTCCGGCACGCGCGAGGTGCTGGAGGATCTGGCGCGCCGCGAGGGGATTTCGCTTGCCGACCTCAGGATATTCCTGGTGCTGCCCAGCAACGAGGCGGTTCGCCAAGCTGTCGAGGCGGGTGCCGGCGCGACCATCATTTCGGAGCTGGTCGTCGGGCGCGCGGTCGCCGAGGGGAGCCTGAGAGCCGTGCCGATCGAATTGCCGAAGCGCGACTTCGCCATGATTACCCATCGCGACCGTCAGGCAAGCCTGGCCCAGATGGCGCTGAAGGCGCATCTGGCCGCGGAGGCGAACGGGACTACGTAG